Below is a window of Flavobacterium sp. N2820 DNA.
AAAATTGTGAGCCAACTGTTGCTAAAAAAATCGCGCATCAAAGTGAAGGAAATTATAACAAAGCATTACATATTTTAAGAAAAGAGGATGATGAATTTCCTTTTGACGAATGGTTTGTAGAATGGGTGAGAAGTGCTTTTAGAGCAAAAGGAAATGCCGCAGCCATTAACGATTTAATTGCTTGGAGCGAAAACATTGCATCCACTGGAAGAGAAACCCAAAAACAATTTTTACATTACTGCATTCACTTTTTTAGACAAGCTTTATTGCTGAATTACAAAGCAAATGATTTAGTGTTTTTAGAAACAAAAGTGCCAAAATTTGAATTAGAAAAATTTGCTCCGTTTGTAAATGGTGCAAATATTACAGATATTTACAAAGAATTAGAAGACGCTATTTATCATATCGAACGCAATGGAAATAGCAAGATCATCTTAACCGATTTATCTATAAAATTAACTCGATTAATCCACAAAAACGCATAATTATGACACAAGTAGCTCCACTATTAGTTTTGGCTTTTTTAGCAATTACTTTTTTACAATCTGGATATGATAAAATGAAAGACTGGAAAGGTAATGTCGAATGGTTAAATGGACATTTTGCCAACACCGTTTTAGCGAAACAAGTTCCTTTTGCTTTAGGAATTGTATTGCTTTTAGAAATTGTTTCGGGTGTTTTATGTGTTTCGGGTATTATTCAAAACATCATGCAAGATGTGGTGATAAAAGGTTTAGGCTTTTATGGCGCCATTTTATCTTGTGTTACTTTATTATTTCTTTTGTTTGGACAACGATTAGCAAAAGATTATGATGGTGCAAGAACTATTGTAATTTACTTTATTCCAGCTGTAATGTTGGTAAACTGGTTGAGTTAATTTGTTATACTTGCTTTATACAAACGCAATTCGTCCCAAGTGAATGTATCGCCGTGAATTTCTTTTAATTCGCCTAAACTTTCGCCTTTAAAATCTTTAAAAGCCGCTTTTAAATCGGAAATTTTATCTTCTGGTAAAATGTCTGAAAGTTGCACGATTTCCATTTGAATCAACTTGGTAAAATGGTTGTAGATGGTTTGTGGTGTGAGTTTTCGCTGTTTTGCAATTTCGTAAATTGATAGGTTTTGTTTCCACAATTCCAAAGTATCTTCAATGGTGGATTTCTTTGGTTCTTTTGTTTTTTTCTTTTTCGAATCGGTGTAATACGAAACATCTTCGTCGTCTTCCACCAAAGCGGCATGCGAAGTTCTAAAACGTTCTGCCACAACCACTAACTTATTGATTTTGTATGTACTAATTTCTTCAGAAACTAAATTTTCTTTCGTAATTTCTTTACCTTCTACAATGATATTCGTAAGTAATTTCGCTTTTTTAAGTTGTAAAATCGCTTTAATTTGAAGTTCTTCTAAAGCCAATAATTCATCATAAAACGTTTTTACTTTTTTGATGCGTTTTACTTCTTCAATTTTTAATAATAATTCTTCGGCTACAGTATCTAATGTTTTAAAAAAGTATTGATAAGCTGCATCACATCGTTCTTTTACAAAATTAACATCCAAATTTTCATCGTAGAAAATTTTCTGTAATTGCGATAGAAATTTTCCGGAAGGTTCTAAAATTTCGGCTATTTTTTCTTGTTGGGTTTTTGCCCAATCGTTGTGTTTGGTTTTAGGCGATTTTGGTGCTTCAGAATTATAACTGAACAAATGATTGCGCCATTCTTGACCTAATTCTTTGAAATCAAATGAATTAAGTAGTGTATTCAACCAAAAAATCAATGTTTCTTTAGCTAATGAATGTTGTAAGATTTCTTCGGAAGCTTTATTTTCGGCATAATTGAGTACTTCCTCATCACTTGAAATGCCATTCATTCGTAACGGAGAAAGCAAAATAAGCCCTTTTAACGAACGCAAACGCGATAAAGCCACATAGGCTTGTCCAGGTGCAAAAACTTGCGATACATCAAGCGCTGCTTTGTCAAATGTTAACCCTTGACTTTTATGTACTGTAATTGCCCATGCTAACTTGATAGGGTAGTGGACAAATGTTCCAATTACATCTTCTTCAATTTCTTTGGTATTTTCATTGATCTTATAACGAATGTTTTGCCATTCATAACGTTCTACTTCTATGGTTTTATTTTCTTCTGGAAAGTGAACAAAAATTTCTTTTTCGGTTAATGATTTAATGACACCCATTTTTCCGTTATAATATTGCTTTTCGAAATTCAAATCATTTTTAACAAACATGACTTGCGAACCAACTTTAAGTTGTAATTTTTCGTCTAATGGAAATATTTTCTCTGGAAAATCGCCTGTAATTTCAGGTAAATAGGTGAATTGCTTGCCTTCAAGATCTTGTAAAGACTTTGCGTTTATGGTATCCGCTTTGGAATTGTGAGTAGTTAAAATGATGAATCCTTTATTTTTCTTGAGATCAAAATCGGGTTGTACAAATTGATTTAGAATCTTGACGTCTTCGGAAGTGATTTTATTGTGACGTAAATTGTTTAAAACATCAATAAATTCGGCATCGGTTTGACGAAAAATTTTATCCAACTCAATATACAACGGCGGATATTGTTGGATGATATGGGAATGAAAAAAGAACATGCCTCGATAATAATTCTTTAGCATTTCCCATTCTTCATTTTTTACCACTGGCGGTAATTGTAGTAAATCTCCTATAAATAAAACTTGAACTCCGCCGAAAGGTCTTTCGTTTCTTCTGACTTTTCGCATCATAAAATCCATGGCATCCAGTACATCGGCACGGAGCATAGAAACTTCGTCGATTACCAACAATTCCATATTTCGGATTACAGAACGTTTCACGTTGTTCATCTTGAAATGGCGACCTAACGAATCGCGATTTTCAAATTTTACAGTGTCAGAAAAGTGTGGAAGTTGTTTGTTATCAGGGATGAAAGCGGCAAAGGGCAATTGAAACATCGAATGAATTGTAACGCCATTTGCATTCAAAGCAGCAATTCCGGTAGGTGCTACAACAACTGTATTTTTATGTGTTGTGGCAATAATTTCTTTTAAAAGAGTGGTTTTTCCGGTTCCTGCTTTTCCGGTAAGAAAAATGGATTTATTGGTTTGATTAATAAATCTAAGGGTGTAAGTGGCTGCGGCTGATAATGGTTCCATGTGGCTTATAAATTTGAAATACAAATATATAGAAACAATTAGAAATAAAAAAGTCCTGATTTCTCAGGACTTTCAACTATTTTTTATCTTCTTCTTTAGTGGCTACTTTATCGTCTTTTTTTGAAGATGACTTATATTTATCATTTAACAACTTTGTTACTTCTTTAGTAATGTCATTAGATTCTTTAGCATAAATAACACCCGGACTATCGTATACATAGTCATAATCATTTTTCTTTGCATAATCACTGATAAATTCTTTAATATCTTTTACCAAACTATCCATTTCTTTTCCGCTTTCTTCTTGAATCTGTCTTACTAAAGCTTGCTGTTTTATATTTAATTGTTCCTCTCTTCTTTGCATTTCTTCACCTTTAGCTTGAGCCCATGCTGGTCCTTTTACTTGAGCTTGCGCTCTAGCTAATTCAAAATCTGTTTGAAAATTTTTTGCTTCTGCTTGCAATTCTCTACCCATTTCTTCAGATTTAACATTATATCTGTCTTTCATTTCTTGAGCTTGTACATTTTCTTCCAACAATTTAGCAGTGTCTATATATGCAGTTTTGAATTCTTTTGCAGATGTTTCAGATTTGTTACAAGCTAATATGCTTAATGCAACTCCTAAAATTAAAATGGCTTTTTTCATTTTTGTAAATAATTAATAATTTTTGTAAAAGTAATAATAAGTTGGTAAGTAGCAAATTTGTTGCTTTTTTATTTATTTTTAAACTATAAGAATTTTTTATGTAATTTTAAGATTTCTATAATCATAAACTATAAAAAACGACTTCATTAAATCAATTGTGGTAAATCCTTTAAAAAAAGGTAATAAATTCCTTCACAAACAGTAAAAAAACACTTTAAAACGCTTTAAAATGATTTTTACTTGTTTTTTAGCACATAAATATGCGAAGAAAACTCTTTTTTGAACAATCCAGAAAGATTTGAAATCAAACCTATAAAAAACCCAGAAACAAAATTCATTTTTCCTGTTTTGTATTTTTCAGATAAAAGTGAAACATAAAAACTATCAAACCACATTGGTTTAACATCTTCTAGGTTCATGTTTTGTTTGTCGAATAATTTTTCGATAGCTGTTTTTGAAAAATGCCACAAATGTCTTGGCACATCATAAGCGGCCCAAAATGCTCCGTAATGTTTTGCATCGTACGATTTGAAATTTGGAACCGCAATGATAATTGTTCCTGAAGGTTTTAATAATCGTTTCAATTCAGCTACTTGATGTTCGACATCTGGAACATGTTCTAAAACATGCCACATCGTTATCACATCAAATGAATTGCTTTCTAGTTTTTCAATCGTATCCCCAAACTTAATTCCTTTACCTAAAGCAATTCCTTTTGCTTTATCGTTAGGTTCAATCCCAAGAATTTCCCAATTTTGATTTTTTGCTTCTAAAAGAAAATCACCTGTTCCAGCACCAATATCTAAAATTCTTCCCTTTAGAGGTTGGTACGAATGAATTAAACTCACTTTTTTACGAATAGCATTTCTTTTTACGAAATGATACATTTTTTCAAACAACGTCCGTTTTCCATCCGTGTGCGAAATATAATCTTCAAATTCATAATATGAACCTAGTTTATCCAAAGTAGGTTGCGGATGTGTTTTTAAGAGTTGGTATTCTTCATTTAACAACAAGGAAAAAGATTCTCCGGAAACTGAAAAATCTTTAACGGTAATAAAACTTTTATCTTCTAAAAAATTCATTTATTTTATTTTTATGCGAAAGGGTTATTTTAATAGGGTTAGCAGCGTTGTTTCACGTGAAACATTTTTTACTGAATACTAAAAACTGAACACTGAATACTTTCTTATCTTCCCATGTATATTAACAACACCGAAATATCACTCGGTGAAACTCCGCTAATACGAGAAGCTTGTGCGATAGTTCGAGGTCGTATTTTATTTAATTTTTGTTTGGCCTCAATTGAAATCGATTGAATTTTATCGAAATTAAAATTATCTGGAATAATCATATCTTCTAAACGAGTCAACTTATCCGCATTGTTTTTTTCCTTTTCGATGTAACCAGAATATTTTACTTGAATTTCGGCTTGTTCAACAACTTCGCGATCCAAATCATGTTCTTCAATGTAAGCAGCTACTTTTTTAAACTTTCTAAAATCTTCCAAATCCAATTGCGGACGAGAAAAGACTTTAAACATTTTATCGGGTTGACTCATTGGAGCAGAACCTTTAGCTTCCAAAATTGGATTTGCTTCTTCAGGTTTTAAACTTGTTTCTTTAAAGAAATTCACCATCGCATCCGATTGTGAAAATTTTTGTTCCATACGAATCAAACGGTCTTCTTTCGCTAAACCAATTTCAAATGCTTTAGGTGTTAATCTAAAATCAGCATTATCTTGACGCAATAATGTTCTGTATTCAGCACGAGAAGTAAACATTCGATAGGGTTCTTCTGTGCCTTTTGTAATCAAATCGTCGATAAGAACACCGATGTAAGCCTCATCTCTTTTTAATATAAATGGCTCTCTATTTTGCACTTTTAACGCTGCATTTATTCCTGCCATTAATCCTTGAGAAGCCGCTTCTTCATAACCTGTGGTTCCATTAATTTGTCCTGCAAAATACAAACCTTCTACTAATTTAGTTTCTAAAGTGTGTTGCAATTGTGTAGGAGGGAAGTAATCGTATTCAATAGCATAACCAGGTCTGAAAAATTTCACATGCTCAAATCCAGTTACGGAACGCAATGCTTTAAACTGAACATCTTCTGGTAATGAAGTTGAAAATCCGTTGATGTAATATTCACATGTTGTCCAACCTTCAGGTTCAACAAAAAGCTGGTGACGTTCTTTATCTGCAAAACGGTTAATCTTATCTTCAATCGAAGGACAATATCTTGGGCCAAGACTTTTTATTCTTCCGTTAAACATTGGACTACGATCAAAACCTTCACGTAAAATATCATGCACTTCTAATGAAGTATAAGACATCCAACAAGAACGTTGTGTTTTTAATGGGGCGGTTAAATTAGAATACGAGAATTTCTCTGGAACTTCATCACCAGGCTGTTCAGTCATTTTAGAAAAATCCAAAGAACGGCCATCAACACGTGGAGGCGTTCCGGTTTTCATTCTTCCTGATTCAAAACCAAGTTTCACTAAATCTTCTGTAATTCCAAAAGAAGCACTTTCACCTGCACGGCCACCACCGAATTGTTTGTCACCAATATGAATCAAACCGTTCAAAAAAGTCCCGTTTGTCAACACAACTGACTTTGCTTTAATTTCAACTCCAAGCGAAGTTTTGACTCCAACAATCTTTCCGTTCTCAGCTATAATTCCAGCCACCATTTCTTGATAGAAATCCAAGTTAGGTGTATTCTCCAACATCGTTCTCCACTCATCCGAAAAACGCATTCTGTCAGATTGCACTCTTGGCGACCACATCGCAGGACCTTTTGATTTATTCAACATCTTGAATTGAATCGCTGTCTTGTCTGAAACAATTCCGGAATATCCGCCTAACGCATCGATTTCACGCACAATTTGTCCTTTTGCAATTCCACCCATAGCAGGATTACACGACATCTGCGCAATGTTTTGAAGATTCATTGTCACCAAAAGGGTAGAGCACCCCATATTGGCAGCAGCGGCAGCAGCTTCACAACCGGCGTGACCAGCACCCACAACAATTACATCATATTGATTTAAAAACATCTTTATAAATATTATGTTCCACGTGAAACATTTAAAAAACTTTAGTTTATACGCTTAATGTTCCACGTGAAACATTTGCATTTTTTCTTCTTCTTTAGAACGCATCAAAGCTTCATCTTTAGGTGACTTATCTTTGTATCCACAATAGTGCAAGACACCGTGCGACAATACACGTTTTAGTTCATCATCAAAAGGAACGTTAAAATCATTCGCATTATCCTTAACTCGTTCTACAGAAACGAAAATATCGCCTTGTAATACATTTCCTACCGTGTAATCAAAACTGATGATGTCTGTTAATGTATCATGATCTAAATATTCTACATTAATTTTATGTAAGTAATCGTCATCACAAAAGATATAATTGATTTCGCCTTCATCAAATCCTTCGGATTCAATTATACGAGAAATCCAATCTTCATATTGGGCTTCATTATCGAGTTTGAAATCTGTTTCGTAATTAAAACTAATCATTGCTTTTAAAATAGTTTTGAACCTTCTGGTTAAAATTGGGTTGCAAAGGTAAGCTTTGTCTATTTAATATTTCAACACTATTTAGATATTCTTTTACTTCCTTAGAAAGTGGAGTAGAAGAACCGTTATAGTTTTTTTCATTAGCTTTTGACTGACGCTTTGTGTCTTCACCTTGTTGTTGAATAGCGTTTTCTAATTTTAAAAGTTCATGTTTTAAATTTAACATCTTTTGAAGTGTTTCGTTTTTAAAACCTTTGTTGATTAGTTGCTTTTCAATCTCTTTCATTTGATTTAAAGCATTCATACCTTGATTAGACATTCCTTCTTTTTCTAAGGCTTTTTGAAGTGCATCACGTAATTGTCTTTGTTCTTTAAGAATTTCTAAAACTTTTCCAGCATTACCTTCCGAACCATTTTCGCCTTCTTGATTTCCTTCACCAGATTGACCTTTACCTTCTTTACCTTGTTGCTTTCCTTCACCTGGTTTGTCACCTGGTTTGTCTCCAGGCTTATCCCCAGGCTTCATGCCTTCTTTCATTTTCTCACCCAAACCATCTTGTTTTTTTATAATATCTGGCAATTGCATTCCTTTCCCTTGACCTTTTCCTGGCGATGGTTTTCCTTGACCTTGTCCTTGTGCTTCCATACTCATTTGGCTTTGCACATTGCTCAAAAAATCAGCTAGACGGTTAGCAGAAGTTAAAACATATTGTTGGTGTGAAACTCCTTTCGCAATGTTGTTATCAGCTAATGTTTCTAAACTCTTATCTAAATTATAGTGGATCTCACCTATTTCTTTTAAAATAGTTTCTGATATTTTAGGATTTCGCAAGGAAACTGCAAACAAACTGTCATCTACATGTTTGAACTGTAACTTCAAATCTTGTTGTTTTTTTAGCACTTTGTTCAACTCCAAAGAACGAGTTTGAGTAGCATTAGTAGTTTTAATTAATTTTTCTTCGTCAAATGAAAAAGCCAATAAATTATCTAAAATTTGACGAAGTACTTTTGCGTCTTCTTGCATTTGATCCATTTCACCAGCAGCCATAGAAGCAGCCATCTTTTTACCCATTTGTTTCATTTTTGAAGCAGCGGATTTTTGCTTAGGTTTGGCTTTCTGTTGGTTTTGTTTTTGCAATTCATCTGTGGCTTTCTCTAAATCTTCTTTAACATCTTCCTGTTCGTTTTTGTCATTAGGAATGTCCATAGGAGCTTTTAAATCTTGATTTTCTTTGTCTAATTCTTGAAGTTCCTTTTGAATGTCCTCAAATTCTTTATTGATTTCATCCTGGTTTTTTTTTGTGTTTTCTTTAGCATCTTCAGAAAGTTTATCTTGTTTTTCCGAAAGCTTATCTAATTTATCTGCGATTTGTTCTGCTTTTTTTTCAACATAAAAACGTTTAGTTAACTCAACTAGCTGTTCTAAATTCTGCTTTTGATTTTTTGCATTTTGTTTCAATTTATCCGCTTTATCAAAAAGTTCTTCCTTTTCTAGTTTCTTGGAAAGTTCTTCCAATTCCTTTAACAACTTTTCGTTTTTTTCAGATTGCTTTTCAGCTTCTTCTAATCTTCTTAGCAATTCTTCTTTTTCCTTATCTAGTGATTTTGGATTGAACTCTTCTAAATTCTCAGATAACTTTTTTGTAAATTCTTTCATCATTTCGTCTTGTTGTTTTTGACGATTGATAAAATCTTCTACTTTCTTTTGGTCTTTGAAATCTAAAGTAGATTTTTCTTTATTTATTTTTTGTAATTTATCCAATTCAGAAATTTGTTTTTCTTGATTTTGAAGCGATTTTTCTAAACTATTAATATTTTCATTCTGCTCTTGCAGCTGTTTGTCTTCTTTTTGATCTTCAGTCAATTCATAATGAAGAAAAACAGAAGATTTTGTGCTTTTATAGTTGTTAACTAAATCATTATCAAACACTTCAAAGTAATATTCATAATTTACACCTTCTTCAATCGATAAACCATTAGGAAACGAATAAATAAACTGATCCACCGCTTGCTTATTGATTGCTAAATTCGCTTTTCGTATTGCAGAAGGATTTCCTTTTGGATAAAAAATAACTTGTAACTTCGATAAACCATGATCATCGGCAACTTGACCAATCATCATTTTGGATTTTAACTTTAATGAATCTGGGGCAATTTGAACAGAAATTGTAGGAAATTGATCTTTAATAGTTGCGATTTGATACGACAATTTTTCAAACTCATTAATGTTTCTATTCGATGTAATTACTTCGTAACTCAAATTGTCCATAATTCTTCTTGAAAGTGAAAAATTATTCTCTTTAGATGCAAAAACACTCACTTGATTGTTCGTTTTAAAACTAACTTTATCAGTCGCTAAAGCGTTAATTCTCCAATTGACAACAGTTCCCTCTGGAACAACGGCGTTGCCAGTTCCTTGAATCACTTCCGATTTTTTACCTAAATAAGAAGGGTATTGTAACACCATTTCGAAGTTGGCAATCGTTGGTACATCCACGACTTTAATCTGATACTCTTTTGAATTTAAACCATTCGCTTGAAGTGAAAAATCGACATCTTTAGACAATTTAGAAAAAGTATATTCGAAAACACCAGGTTTTGTGCTTTGTAAAAAATATTCTTCGTCACCAATTTGAATGGCAATATTTTCAGGCATCACTTTTCCCTGAGTTTTGACTTGTAACACAAAATCGGAATTCTGTTGTGCTGTTAATGATTTATTCAATACTACAAATTCAAATGGTGCAGGAGGAGCATATTTAGTTTGAAAGTGCACAACACGATCAAAACTATTGGAAATCACAGCAGAATTTCCAGTCACGAAAAACAAAATCAATAATAAAATAGGTAGAATTGCATAAGGTAATAACTTTTTATTTTTAGCAAAATTCACCGCGTTTGAAAAAGGAATGGGTTGCAAAGAAGCTGCTTTTTGTTCGATAGACGCTGCTAATAATTCAGAATTTTGGTTTTGATTCGCTAATTGTAGAAAGTTCAACAATTTATCTTGTACTTCTGAAAAGTGATTTCCAATGATTCGGGAGGCTTGTTCGTAATTGATTCCTTGTTGTAATTTAAATAATTTAAACAGCGGAAAAGCAATGAATCGAAACAATAAAAACGATTCAACACCAACAAACAACCAGAACAAAATGGTTCTTCCGGATGTGGATAACCACAAAAAGTATTCGATCAATAAGGTAAAAATAAAATACAACAAGCCTAATCCGATGAAAAGAATAACCCCTTTTATCAGTTCGTTGGTGTAAAACTTTTTAATAAACGCTTCGAGTTTATCGAAAATGATGCCTTTTGCTTCCAAAATTGTTGATATACTGTTTATAACCGATAAAAATACAACATCTTGTGTGATTAGTCAATAGGTTTTTAGTGAAACTTAACATTTGTAGAATAGGATTGTTAATAACCATAAGAATTTCTAAATACTAAATTCTTACTTCTAAATTGTAATCGTATCTTTGCACAAAATTTAATGAAATGTCAGTAAGAGTAAGATTTGCACCAAGTCCAACAGGACCTTTGCATATTGGTGGTGTTCGTACCGCTTTATTCAATTATTTATTTGCCAAAAAACATGGTGGTACTTTCTATTTACGTATTGAAGATACCGATCAAACCCGTTTTGTTCCAGGAGCAGAAGCCTATATTTTTGAAGCTTTAGAATGGTTAGGAATTGCACCAGAAGAAACCGTAGGGAAAAACGAAAAATTTGGACCTTATCGTCAAAGCGAACGTAAAGCGATGTACCAACAATATGCGGACCAATTGATTAATTCAGGTTGGGCGTATTATGCTTTTGATACGGCAGATAGTTTAGATCTAATGCGAAAAGAAGCAGAAGCAAATGGAAACACGTTTATTTACAATCATTCGGTTAGAGAACAATTGGATAACTCGTTGACGGTTTCACGTGAAAAAGTGGCGGAACGAATTGCAAATGGAGAACACTATGTCATCCGTTTTAAAACACCTGTGAATGAAATTTTAGAATTAAAAGACATCATTCGTGGCGATATTAAATTTGATACGAATTTATTAGACGATAAAGTATTATTCAAATCGGATGGAATGCCAACCTATCATTTAGCAAATATTGTGGATGACCATTTAATGGAAACTTCGCATGTGATTCGTGGTGAAGAATGGTTGCCATCGATGCCATTGCATGTTTTATTATACAAAGCTTTTGGTTGGAACGCACCAGAATTTGCACATTTACCATTGATTTTAAAACCAATTGGAAACGGAAAATTATCAAAACGTGATGGCGATAAAATGGGATTCCCAGTATTTCCTTTAGAATGGAAAACGGATGAAGGTGTTTCATCAGGTTATAGAGAAAACGGATTTTTCCCTGAAGCGGTGATCAACTTTTTAGCTTTATTAGGTTGGAATGACGGTACCGAACAAGAGATTTTCTCCTTAGAAGAATTGGTAGAAAAATTTGATTTGAACCGAATTCACAAAGCAGGAGCGAAGTTTGACCCTGAGAAAAACAAATGGTTCAATCATCAGTATTTACAAAAGCAAAGTGATGCGAGTTTAGCAGAAAGCTTTAAAACTATTTTAGATAAAAAAGGAATCTCAACTTCTCTTGATTTAACAAAAGTTGTTTCTTTAATAAAAGAAAGAGCGCATTTTGTAAATGAATTTTGGGATTTAGCCGATTATTTCTTTGAAGCGCCAACAACTTACGACGAAAAAGCAGCTAAAAACTGGAAAGAGGAAACACCAGGTTTAATGCATCAAGTAATTTCGGAATTAAACAAGATTGAAGATTTTACTTCAGTTACTATCGAAACGTTGTTAAAAGAATGGATGACAGCTAACGAAATTGGAATGGGGAAAGTAATGCAACCGTTACGATTGAGTTTAGTAGGCGCACTAAAAGGCCCACATTTATTCGACATTATCGAAATGATAGGAAAAGAAGAAACAGTAAAAAGAATAGAAAAAGCGATTGCTAGTTTATAAAAGAAAAGCCCTGATAATTCAGGGCTTTTTTATTAAAGATAAATCGTAATCTGACCACTAATCAAACCAATATTTCCTTTCATTTTTTCGCCAAGTAATTTTACGTTGTCATTGTTTTTAAGGTTTCCGAAGAAGTTGGTTACTCCATATTGATAGCCAATTCTTGCCCTTACATTTTTGATTCCGCCGTTGATTCCAACGTAGAAATTAGCGTTGATTTTTGAAACATCTACAATGTCTTTG
It encodes the following:
- a CDS encoding DoxX family membrane protein codes for the protein MTQVAPLLVLAFLAITFLQSGYDKMKDWKGNVEWLNGHFANTVLAKQVPFALGIVLLLEIVSGVLCVSGIIQNIMQDVVIKGLGFYGAILSCVTLLFLLFGQRLAKDYDGARTIVIYFIPAVMLVNWLS
- the mnmG gene encoding tRNA uridine-5-carboxymethylaminomethyl(34) synthesis enzyme MnmG produces the protein MFLNQYDVIVVGAGHAGCEAAAAAANMGCSTLLVTMNLQNIAQMSCNPAMGGIAKGQIVREIDALGGYSGIVSDKTAIQFKMLNKSKGPAMWSPRVQSDRMRFSDEWRTMLENTPNLDFYQEMVAGIIAENGKIVGVKTSLGVEIKAKSVVLTNGTFLNGLIHIGDKQFGGGRAGESASFGITEDLVKLGFESGRMKTGTPPRVDGRSLDFSKMTEQPGDEVPEKFSYSNLTAPLKTQRSCWMSYTSLEVHDILREGFDRSPMFNGRIKSLGPRYCPSIEDKINRFADKERHQLFVEPEGWTTCEYYINGFSTSLPEDVQFKALRSVTGFEHVKFFRPGYAIEYDYFPPTQLQHTLETKLVEGLYFAGQINGTTGYEEAASQGLMAGINAALKVQNREPFILKRDEAYIGVLIDDLITKGTEEPYRMFTSRAEYRTLLRQDNADFRLTPKAFEIGLAKEDRLIRMEQKFSQSDAMVNFFKETSLKPEEANPILEAKGSAPMSQPDKMFKVFSRPQLDLEDFRKFKKVAAYIEEHDLDREVVEQAEIQVKYSGYIEKEKNNADKLTRLEDMIIPDNFNFDKIQSISIEAKQKLNKIRPRTIAQASRISGVSPSDISVLLIYMGR
- the ybeY gene encoding rRNA maturation RNase YbeY; this encodes MISFNYETDFKLDNEAQYEDWISRIIESEGFDEGEINYIFCDDDYLHKINVEYLDHDTLTDIISFDYTVGNVLQGDIFVSVERVKDNANDFNVPFDDELKRVLSHGVLHYCGYKDKSPKDEALMRSKEEEKMQMFHVEH
- a CDS encoding class I SAM-dependent methyltransferase, with protein sequence MNFLEDKSFITVKDFSVSGESFSLLLNEEYQLLKTHPQPTLDKLGSYYEFEDYISHTDGKRTLFEKMYHFVKRNAIRKKVSLIHSYQPLKGRILDIGAGTGDFLLEAKNQNWEILGIEPNDKAKGIALGKGIKFGDTIEKLESNSFDVITMWHVLEHVPDVEHQVAELKRLLKPSGTIIIAVPNFKSYDAKHYGAFWAAYDVPRHLWHFSKTAIEKLFDKQNMNLEDVKPMWFDSFYVSLLSEKYKTGKMNFVSGFFIGLISNLSGLFKKEFSSHIYVLKNK
- a CDS encoding OmpH family outer membrane protein, which translates into the protein MKKAILILGVALSILACNKSETSAKEFKTAYIDTAKLLEENVQAQEMKDRYNVKSEEMGRELQAEAKNFQTDFELARAQAQVKGPAWAQAKGEEMQRREEQLNIKQQALVRQIQEESGKEMDSLVKDIKEFISDYAKKNDYDYVYDSPGVIYAKESNDITKEVTKLLNDKYKSSSKKDDKVATKEEDKK
- a CDS encoding helix-turn-helix domain-containing protein, with protein sequence MEPLSAAATYTLRFINQTNKSIFLTGKAGTGKTTLLKEIIATTHKNTVVVAPTGIAALNANGVTIHSMFQLPFAAFIPDNKQLPHFSDTVKFENRDSLGRHFKMNNVKRSVIRNMELLVIDEVSMLRADVLDAMDFMMRKVRRNERPFGGVQVLFIGDLLQLPPVVKNEEWEMLKNYYRGMFFFHSHIIQQYPPLYIELDKIFRQTDAEFIDVLNNLRHNKITSEDVKILNQFVQPDFDLKKNKGFIILTTHNSKADTINAKSLQDLEGKQFTYLPEITGDFPEKIFPLDEKLQLKVGSQVMFVKNDLNFEKQYYNGKMGVIKSLTEKEIFVHFPEENKTIEVERYEWQNIRYKINENTKEIEEDVIGTFVHYPIKLAWAITVHKSQGLTFDKAALDVSQVFAPGQAYVALSRLRSLKGLILLSPLRMNGISSDEEVLNYAENKASEEILQHSLAKETLIFWLNTLLNSFDFKELGQEWRNHLFSYNSEAPKSPKTKHNDWAKTQQEKIAEILEPSGKFLSQLQKIFYDENLDVNFVKERCDAAYQYFFKTLDTVAEELLLKIEEVKRIKKVKTFYDELLALEELQIKAILQLKKAKLLTNIIVEGKEITKENLVSEEISTYKINKLVVVAERFRTSHAALVEDDEDVSYYTDSKKKKTKEPKKSTIEDTLELWKQNLSIYEIAKQRKLTPQTIYNHFTKLIQMEIVQLSDILPEDKISDLKAAFKDFKGESLGELKEIHGDTFTWDELRLYKASITN